In Brachypodium distachyon strain Bd21 chromosome 2, Brachypodium_distachyon_v3.0, whole genome shotgun sequence, one genomic interval encodes:
- the LOC100838890 gene encoding uncharacterized protein LOC100838890 has protein sequence MLRGGAGSRAAAAAKPPRRPPVPSRRARGAAAARESSKDGGGAASVLEDPVVSSVEESSFTFEFKRGPKRARKGMPPAETHGGKENWGEGFTAKTHVVKEAPKEVEFTHCAPGIVARLMGLDTVPRSKKVLDRCQSDIQSNMRQKLSGGVQEVARASCDDRPCRSSADELPELKDVFEVTEMENMAMRKALQSGNEKPRLRSDNADLEFVRQKFLDAKRLSTDEGHRSSKEFSEALEILYSKKDVFLEILQENSTALSGFPGHILGYSGSQCDPHASNGAGLQLFEQDNLHSMEVESESDNLAPKGRKSSGRSSQIVVLKPNLQRTSATPVSSSDETLQFGQWPGTQFLKPSRRSMYKQDSMHSTAPNSFQVLESAGDTPELKVIKQTPKRCSRRKPSGVERYLAVGCQREKVALTSHDETLPVSSSAHPAGSSVSRKARKHLSERWQMACQSSAENSVPTDTRTLGEMLELTDRDTAKVTTQKSLPDQHVKRNNAQEIPASPLGISSKDGWKAGIYCEDDSRGGTSRNFPRSKSLPASSTPVTKLQGRRRSAPSPNLPILKDILNAPTDESGNAHVRKRSSIRKAKPKNGRVIFHAGKENMLPEKEIYVTSEQTRHSVCISDLPRTINIYNNDHASVVISTEDNKSIDSAIPHDDVQNFQVRIGCTEQKLAESFPELEEVNPITIHNHDNTALKEGESQSLESYIAEVDHQAVNSAHTASPVCSQCSSPTASLQQDSGEETAYSGIFKSINFGIQELRAQLKMLKMNDQADTCRDYPDTFLSEECNDTDISDYQVKEEHLPIFKDEEDRDYSYVQDMIGTACDSPVYPEEWQFSSSVFLWLENKYSKLLLWSRSDRKLLFDLVNSILADMSAAGSSSSLHSKMMNCWPELDQRKLAENIWQAVLLVRRSYQPFDLDSVQPLSLDHCSEIEVFGAEIVETIYGDVLQEFMAELMAQYGAVFLL, from the exons ATGCTGCGAGGCGGCGCCGGATCGcgagctgctgcggcggcgaagcctcctcgccgcccgcccgtcccGTCGCGCCGAG CGCGaggggcggccgccgctcggGAAAGCTCCAAggacggcggaggcgccgcGTCGGTGCTGGAGGATCCGGTGGTGTCTTCCGTGGAGGAATCCTCT TTCACTTTTGAGTTCAAGAGAGGGCCCAAACGGGCGAGGAAGGGTATGCCACCGGCCGAAACGCACGGAGGGAAAGAGAACTGGGGGGAG GGATTCACTGCAAAGACACACGTGGTGAAGGAGGCACCAAAAGAGGTTGAGTTCACTCATTGTGCGCCTGGTATTGTCGCGAGGCTGATGGGTCTTGACACTGTGCCGAGGTCCAAGAAAGTTCTTGATCGGTGCCAGAGCGACATCCAGAGCAATATGCGGCAGAAATTATCCGGAGGTGTTCAAGAAGTGGCTCGTGCTTCATGTGATGATCGGCCATGTCGGAGCAGTGCTGATGAGCTGCCAGAACTGAAGGATGTTTTTGAGGTGACTGAGATGGAGAACATGGCGATGCGCAAGGCGTTGCAGTCAGGGAATGAGAAGCCGCGCCTGAGAAGCGACAATGCTGATCTGGAATTCGTGAGGCagaagttcttggatgcaAAGCGCCTTTCCACCGACGAAGGCCACAGGAGTTCTAAGGAGTTCAGTGAAGCACTTGAGATACTGTACTCCAAAAAGGATGTTTTCCTTGAAATCCTTCAGGAGAACAGTACTGCTTTGTCAGGATTTCCTGGGCACATCCTTGGTTACAGTGGTTCTCAGTGCGATCCCCATGCAAGTAACGGTGCTGGCTTACAATTGTTTGAGCAAGACAACCTTCACAGCATGGAAGTTGAGTCTGAATCGGATAATTTGGCACCAAAGGGACGGAAGAGTTCGGGGCGTTCCTCACAAATTGTTGTCCTGAAACCAAACCTTCAGAGGACAAGTGCGACACCTGTTTCTTCAAGCGACGAAACATTGCAGTTTGGTCAGTGGCCTGGTACACAGTTTCTGAAGCCATCACGCCGTAGTATGTACAAGCAAGATAGCATGCATTCCACGGCACCTAACAGTTTTCAAGTTCTAGAATCAGCAGGAGATACACCTGAACTGAAGGTTATAAAACAAACCCCTAAAAGATGTAGCAGAAGGAAACCATCCGGGGTGGAACGCTACCTCGCAGTTGGCTGTCAAAGGGAAAAGGTGGCTTTAACTTCTCATGATGAGACCCTGCCAGTTTCTTCATCTGCGCATCCTGCTGGATCATCAGTGAGCAGGAAGGCCAGAAAGCACCTCTCTGAAAGATGGCAAATGGCCTGCCAATCCAGTGCGGAAAATTCAGTTCCTACAGATACAAGAACACTAGGTGAAATGCTTGAACTGACTGATAGAGATACAGCAAAAGTAACCACCCAGAAGAGTTTGCCAGATCAGCATGTCAAGCGCAATAATGCACAAGAGATCCCAGCCAGCCCTCTTGGTATTAGCAGTAAAGATGGTTGGAAGGCAGGGATTTATTGTGAAGATGATTCAAGAGGTGGCACATCAAGGAATTTTCCCAGGTCCAAGTCTCTCCCAGCCTCATCTACCCCTGTTACAAAATTACAGGGCAGGAGGCGTTCTGCACCATCTCCTAACTTGCCCATTCTGAAAGATATATTGAATGCACCAACTGATGAATCTGGGAATGCACATGTTAGGAAGAGATCATCAATCAGAAAAGCTAAGCCAAAAAATGGACGAGTTATCTTTCATGCAGGGAAGGAAAATATGCTACCCGAGAAAGAGATTTATGTCACTTCAGAGCAAACAAGACACAGTGTCTGCATTTCTGATCTTCCCCGGACAATCAACATATATAATAATGATCATGCTAGTGTTGTTATCAGTACTGAGGATAACAAATCAATTGATTCAGCTATTCCACATGATGATGTTCAAAATTTCCAAGTTCGGATAGGGTGCACGGAGCAGAAACTAGCAGAATCATTCCCAGAGTTAGAAGAAGTAAATCCAATAACAATTCATAATCATGACAATACAGCACTGAAG GAGGGGGAAAGCCAATCACTGGAGAGTTACATTGCAGAAGTTGATCACCAAGCAGTAAATTCGGCACATACTGCAAGTCCTGTATGCTCGCAGTGCTCAAGTCCAACCGCTTCATTGCAACAAGATTCTGGAGAAGAGACAGCTTATTCTGGAATCTTTAAAAGCATCAATTTCGGTATTCAAG AACTTAGAGCGCAGCTTAAGATGTTGAAGATGAATGACCAAGCTGATACGTGCAGAGATTATCCGGACACATTTTTGAGCGAGGAGTGCAATGATACAGACATTTCAGATTACCAGGTGAAGGAAGAGCATCTGCCTATCTTTAAGGATGAGGAGGACAGGGACTACTCCTATGTCCAGGACATGATTGGCACTGCGTGTGACTCTCCAGTCTACCCAGAAGAGTGGCAATTCAGCTCAAGTGTGTTCCTATGGCTGGAAAACAAGTACAGCAAGCTGCTCCTGTGGTCGAGATCGGACAGGAAGCTGCTGTTTGATCTTGTTAACTCTATCTTGGCTGACATGTCTgctgcaggcagcagcagcagcttgcaTTCAAAGATGATGAACTGCTGGCCTGAATTGGATCAGAGAAAGTTAGCTGAAAACATCTGGCAAGCGGTGCTACTCGTGAGAAGGAGCTACCAGCCATTTGATCTGGACAGTGTCCAACCTCTGTCGCTGGACCATTGCTCTGAAATCGAAGTGTTCGGAGCAGAGATCGTCGAAACGATCTATGGAGATGTTCTACAAGAGTTCATGGCCGAACTCATGGCGCAATACGGTGCAGTGTTTCTTTTATGA
- the LOC104583247 gene encoding vegetative cell wall protein gp1 yields the protein MAGRKVSVMAALVLLALSSVASARTVPTGPNPEPSPSRPSTAFSVLRRVPTGPNPEPSPSPPSAVFHELRKVPTGPNPEPSPSPPSAVFQELRKVPTGPNPEPSPSPSSVFSELRKVPTGPNPETSPPSPSPPAFSELRKVPTGPNPETSPPSPSPPAFSELRKVPTGPNPEPSPSPPSTVFAELRKVPTGPNPETSPPSPSPPAFSELRKVPTGLNPETSPPSPSPPAATI from the coding sequence ATGGCCGGACGCAAGGTTAGCGTCATGGCGGCGCTCGTGCTGCTGGCGCTTTCCTCCGTCGCGTCGGCGAGGACGGTGCCCACTGGGCCGAATCCTGAGCCCTCGCCTTCACGGCCGTCGACGGCCTTCTCCGTGCTGAGGAGGGTGCCCACTGGGCCGAACCCAGAGCCCTCACCGTCACCGCCTTCCGCCGTCTTCCACGAGCTGAGGAAGGTGCCCACGGGGCCGAATCCCGAGCCATCGCCATCGCCTCCGTCGGCCGTCTTCCAGGAGCTGAGGAAGGTGCCTACTGGGCcgaaccctgagccctctcCATCGCCTTCGTCCGTCTTCTCCGAGCTGAGGAAGGTTCCCACGGGCCCCAACCCCGAGACATCGCCGCCatcaccgtcgccgccggccttctCCGAGCTGAGGAAGGTCCCCACGGGCCCGAACCCCGAGACATCGCCACCAtcaccatcgccgccggccttcTCCGAGCTGAGGAAGGTTCCCACTGGGCcgaaccctgagccctctccgtcgccgccatcgacCGTCTTCGCCGAGCTGAGGAAGGTCCCCACTGGCCCCAACCCCGAGACATCGCCGCCATCACCGTCGCCACCGGCCTTCTCTGAGCTGAGGAAGGTCCCCACTGGCCTAAACCCCGAAAcatcgccgccatcgccgtcaCCTCCGGCGGCCACTATATAA